From one Orcinus orca chromosome 10, mOrcOrc1.1, whole genome shotgun sequence genomic stretch:
- the ITIH3 gene encoding inter-alpha-trypsin inhibitor heavy chain H3 — protein sequence MASARWPCLILALLSGVAVSGFPRRLCRLLGKRSLPEAVVDGIEVYGTKVHCKVTSRFAHNVVTTRAVNHADTAKEVSFNVELPKTAFITNFTLTIDGVTYPGNVKEKEVAKKQYEKAVSQGKTAGLVKASGRKLEKFTVSVNVAAGSKVTFELTYEELLKRHKGKYEMYLKVQPKQLVKHFEITADIFEPQGISTLDAEASFITNDLLSSALTKSFSGKKGHVSFKPSLDQQRSCPTCTDSLLKGDFIITYDVNRESPANVQIVNGYFVHFFAPQGLPVVPKNVVFVIDVSGSMHGRKMEQTKDALLKILEDVKEDDYLNFILFSGGVTTWKDTLVQATPENIQEARKFVMNIRDQGMTNINDALLKGISMLNKAREEYRVLERSTSIVIMLTDGDANVGESRPEKIQENVRNAIGGKFPLYNLGFGNNLNYNFLERMALENHGLARRIYEDSDANVQLQGFYEEVANPLLTDVEMEYPENAILDLTQNSYQHFYDGSEIVVAGRLADEDMNSFKADVKGHGAINDLTFTEELDMKEMEKALKERDYIFGNYIERLWAYLTIEQLLEKCKNAHGEEKENLTAQALDLSLKYHFVTPLTSMVVTKPEDNENKTAIADKPGEGPVDAEVIPSMAYLTNSQPPQTTYYVDGDPHFIIQVPEKDDAICFNIDKDPGTVLRLIQDPVTGLTVNGQIIGEKRSSLDSQTRKTYFGKLGIANAQMDFQIEVTPERITLWHGAAQSTFSWLDTVTVTQDGLSVTIDRKNMVVSFGDGVTFVVVLHQVWKKQPIHHDFLGFYVVDSHRMSAQTHGLLGQFFHPFDFKVSDVHPGSDPTKPDATMVVKNHRLTVTRGSQKDYRKDISIGTKVACWFVHNNGQGLIDGVHSDYIVPSLF from the exons ATGGCGTCTGCTCGGTGGCCCTGCCTCATCTTGGCTCTGCTCTCCGGTGTGGCGGTCTCTGGCTTCCCTAGAAGATTATGCCGGCTACTCGGG AAACGGAGCCTCCCGGAAGCG GTGGTCGATGGCATCGAAGTCTACGGCACCAAGGTCCACTGCAAGGTGACCTCCCGCTTCGCTCACAATGTCGTCACCACCAGGGCTGTCAACCACGCAGACACTGCCAAGGAGGTTTCTTTCAATGTGGAGCTGCCCAAGACAGCCTTCATCACCAACTTCACCTT GACCATTGATGGTGTTACCTACCCTGGGAATGTCAAAGAGAAGGAAGTTGCCAAGAAGCAGTATGAAAAGGCCGTGTCCCAGGGCAAGACAGCTGGCTTGGTCAA GGCCTCTGGGAGGAAGCTGGAGAAATTCACCGTCTCAGTCAATGTGGCTGCAGGCAGCAAGGTCACCTTTGAGCTAACCTAcgaggagctgctgaagaggcacaAGGGCAAGTACGAGATGTACCTCAAGGTCCAGCCCAAGCAACTGGTCAAGCACTTTGAG ATCACAGCAGACATCTTCGAGCCCCAGGGCATCAGTACGCTGGATGCTGAAGCCTCGTTCATCACCAATGACCTCTTGAGCAGCGCTCTCACCAAGTCCTTCTCAGGGAAAAAG GGCCACGTGTCCTTCAAGCCCAGCTTGGATCAACAACGTTCATGCCCAACCTGTACGGACTCCCTCCTCAAAGGAGATTTTATCATCACCTATGACGTGAACAGAGAGTCTCCAGCCAATGTGCAG aTCGTCAATGGCTACTTCGTGCACTTCTTTGCACCTCAAGGCCTTCCGGTGGTGCCCAAGAACGTGGTCTTCGTGATTGACGTCAGTGGCTCCATGCACGGTCGGAAAATGGAGCAG ACAAAGGATGCCCTCCTCAAAATTCTGGAGGATGTGAAAGAGGATGACTACCTGAATTTCATCCTGTTCAGTGGAGGTGTGACCACTTGGAAAGACACTTTAGTTCAAGCCACTCCTGAGAACATCCAGGAGGCCCGGAAATTTGTGATGAATATTCGTGACCAAGGAA TGACCAACATCAACGACGCGCTGCTGAAGGGCATCAGTATGCTGAACAAGGCCCGGGAGGAGTACAGAGTCCTGGAGAGGAGCACCTCCATCGTCATCATGTTGACCGACGGGGACGCCAATGTGG GTGAAAGCAGACCTGAAAAAATCCAAGAGAATGTGCGGAATGCCATTGGTGGCAAGTTCCCCTTATATAACCTGGGCTTTGGCAACAATCTGAATTATAACTTCCTGGAGCGTATGGCCCTGGAGAACCACGGGCTTGCCCGCCGCATTTATGAGGATTCCGATGCCAACGTGCAGTTGCAG GGCTTCTATGAGGAGGTGGCCAACCCGCTGCTGACAGATGTGGAGATGGAGTACCCTGAGAACGCCATCCTGGACCTCACCCAGAACAGTTACCAGCACTTCTACGACGGCTCTGAGATTGTGGTGGCTGGGCGCCTGGCAGATGAGGACATGAACAGCTTTAAGGCGGACGTGAAGGGCCACGGG gccatCAACGACCTGACATTCACTGAGGAGCTGGACATGAAGGAGATGGAGAAGGCCCTGAAGGAGCGGGACTACATTTTTGGGAACTACATTGAGCGGCTCTGGGCCTACCTCACTATCGAGCAGCTGCTGGAGAAATG cAAGAATGCCCATGGCGAGGAGAAGGAGAACCTCACAGCCCAGGCCTTGGACCTGTCCCTCAAGTACCACTTCGTGACTCCACTGACCTCCATGGTGGTGACCAAGCCTGAGGACAACGAGAACAAGACAGCCATTGCCGACAAGCCTGGGGAAG ggccTGTGGATGCAGAAG TGATCCCCTCCATGGCTTACCTGA CCAACTCCCAGCCTCCCCAGACAACCTACTACG TGGATGGGGACCCCCACTTCATCATCCAAGTTCCAGAGAAGGACGATGCCATCTGCTTCAACATCGACAAAGACCCAGGCACAGTGCTGCGCCTCATTCAGGACCCTGTCACAG GCCTCACAGTTAACGGGCAGATCATTGGTGAGAAGAGAAGCAGCCTGGACTCCCAGACCAGAAAGACTTACTTTGGCAAGCTGGGCATTGCCAATGCTCAGATGGACTTCCAGATTGAGGTGACACCGGAGAGGATCACCCTGTGGCATGGGGCTGCACAGAGCACGTTCAGCTGGCTGGACACGGTCACGGTCACACAGGATGG ACTGTCTGTGACGATCGACAGGAAGAACATGGTGGTCTCCTTTGGAGATGGGGTTACTTTTGTGGTTGTCTTGCATCAGGTGTGGAAGAAACAGCCCATCCACCATGACTTCCTGGGCTTCTATGTGGTGGACAGTCATCGGATGTCAGCACAGACACATGGGCTGCTGG GACAATTCTTCCACCCCTTTGACTTTAAAGTGTCTGACGTCCACCCAGGCTCTGACCCCACAAAGCCAGATGCCACAATGGTGGTGAAGAACCATCGGCTGACAGTTACCCG gGGCTCCCAGAAGGACTACAGGAAGGACATCAGCATTGGCACAAAAGTTGCCTGCTGGTTCGTCCACAACAATGGGCAAGGGCTGATTGACGGCGTCCACAGCGACTACATTGTCCCCAGCCTGTTCTGA